From a region of the Methanobrevibacter sp. V74 genome:
- a CDS encoding 4Fe-4S binding protein, whose product MAKVILDYDKCDGADCAECADVCPMEVLVLSGDKIEIVDPDECSYCEVCMDVCPNECIIIEDDF is encoded by the coding sequence ATGGCAAAAGTAATTCTCGACTACGATAAATGTGATGGTGCTGACTGTGCAGAATGTGCTGATGTCTGCCCAATGGAAGTATTAGTTCTTAGTGGGGACAAAATCGAAATTGTTGACCCAGATGAATGTAGTTATTGTGAAGTATGTATGGACGTTTGTCCAAATGAATGTATTATAATTGAAGATGATTTTTAA
- the rpsB gene encoding 30S ribosomal protein S2 yields the protein MVNEELLIDLDNYLAAGLHIGTQQKTSDMEKYIFRVRSDGLYVLDIQKTDERIRQIAKLLAKYDPEDILVVATRQYGQAPVKKFGELTGAKTIPGRFIPGTLTNPNYAKFIEPKIIVVTDPRSDAQAILESKQNGIPVIALCDTENLLSFVDIVVPVNNKGRKAIALVYWLLARQILRERGDIPEDGDLDIDSTEFELKF from the coding sequence ATGGTAAATGAAGAACTTTTAATAGACTTAGATAATTATTTAGCGGCTGGTTTACACATCGGAACCCAGCAAAAAACTAGTGATATGGAAAAATACATATTCAGAGTAAGATCTGATGGGTTATATGTATTGGATATTCAAAAAACCGATGAAAGAATCAGACAAATCGCAAAACTTTTAGCAAAATATGACCCGGAAGATATTTTAGTAGTAGCTACACGTCAGTATGGTCAAGCTCCTGTTAAAAAATTCGGGGAGTTGACTGGTGCTAAAACTATTCCTGGAAGATTCATTCCAGGTACTTTAACTAATCCGAATTATGCTAAATTCATTGAACCAAAAATTATTGTTGTAACTGACCCAAGATCAGACGCACAAGCAATTTTAGAATCCAAACAAAATGGTATTCCTGTAATTGCATTATGTGATACTGAAAACTTACTTAGTTTTGTTGATATTGTAGTGCCTGTAAACAACAAAGGTAGAAAAGCTATTGCTTTAGTTTACTGGTTACTTGCAAGGCAAATTTTAAGAGAAAGAGGGGACATCCCAGAAGACGGTGACTTAGATATTGATTCTACTGAATTCGAACTTAAATTTTAA
- a CDS encoding MEMO1 family protein, producing the protein MLRQPAVAGAFYPADPETLKKLIESCFLDDVGPGYIPELNSFDGNDYPINVMVPHAGYQYSGAIASKGYCEIVKKGFPGVFIIISPNHTGFGSEISVFNEGEWITPLGNVKIDKELAEAIVDVSEYASCDFTAHIHEHSIEVQLPFLQYFSADFKIVPITMGTQNFVTSTDLSNAIFEATNKLNRSYCVIASTDLSHFNTQERANTVDGFVLEDIYEMNEFKLFEEVVQYNITMCGYGPVMTVMSLSKRCGKHTSEILAYGTSGDVTDDLTSVVGYASGIFR; encoded by the coding sequence ATGTTAAGACAACCTGCTGTTGCTGGTGCATTTTATCCAGCAGATCCAGAAACACTAAAAAAACTTATTGAAAGTTGTTTTTTAGATGATGTTGGCCCAGGTTACATTCCTGAGCTTAATTCATTTGATGGAAATGATTATCCTATCAATGTTATGGTTCCTCATGCAGGTTATCAATATTCTGGTGCAATAGCCTCAAAAGGTTATTGTGAAATCGTTAAAAAAGGTTTTCCTGGAGTTTTTATTATAATTAGTCCTAATCATACTGGATTTGGTAGTGAAATTTCTGTGTTTAATGAAGGGGAGTGGATTACTCCACTGGGCAATGTAAAAATTGACAAAGAGTTAGCAGAAGCTATTGTTGATGTTTCAGAATATGCTTCTTGTGATTTTACAGCTCATATTCATGAACACAGTATTGAAGTTCAGCTGCCATTCCTACAATATTTTTCAGCTGACTTTAAAATAGTTCCAATCACAATGGGAACACAGAATTTTGTAACTTCAACTGATTTGTCAAATGCGATTTTTGAAGCTACAAACAAATTAAACAGATCTTATTGTGTTATTGCAAGTACTGATTTATCCCATTTCAATACTCAAGAAAGAGCAAATACAGTTGACGGTTTTGTTTTGGAAGATATTTATGAGATGAATGAATTTAAACTTTTTGAGGAAGTTGTTCAGTATAATATCACAATGTGTGGTTATGGTCCGGTAATGACTGTGATGTCTTTATCTAAAAGATGTGGCAAGCACACAAGTGAAATATTGGCTTATGGAACTAGTGGTGATGTTACTGATGATTTAACATCAGTTGTTGGTTATGCTTCAGGTATTTTTAGATAA
- the mvk gene encoding mevalonate kinase has protein sequence MIAKASAPAKTILFGEHSVVYDEPAIAGAVNKRAYVTIKPSEDDITIFRAPDIGFEAELLTNYKKYVLLKGKPGIIRYILEALYRVHDHTPIDITLNSNVPIGSGLGSSAAVTVATLAALYRYHNIRFNKHSLAHDAHMVEQAVQGVASPLDTLVSTYGGLVYLSRNKQVEHFKVNFNVPFVVGYTTKHGNTGKMVKEVKNLKTRNPKLINPVITSMGNLTNYAKQAILKRDFAKVGELMNINHGFLDVLGVNTLELSRMVYNARNAGAIGAKTTGAGGGGSIIALCPDKVDEVANAISREDNILKIRFTRKGVSSRVYK, from the coding sequence ATGATAGCTAAAGCTTCTGCTCCTGCAAAAACAATATTATTCGGAGAACACTCTGTTGTTTATGATGAACCTGCCATAGCTGGTGCGGTCAATAAGAGGGCTTATGTAACAATTAAGCCATCAGAGGATGATATTACTATTTTTAGAGCTCCGGATATAGGATTTGAAGCTGAATTGCTTACTAACTATAAGAAATATGTTTTGCTTAAAGGAAAACCGGGTATTATTAGATATATTTTAGAAGCTCTTTATCGAGTTCACGACCATACTCCAATTGACATTACTTTAAATTCAAATGTGCCAATTGGTTCAGGACTTGGTTCCTCGGCAGCTGTTACAGTTGCCACATTGGCGGCATTATACAGATACCATAACATTCGTTTTAATAAACACTCTCTTGCACATGATGCTCATATGGTTGAGCAGGCGGTTCAGGGAGTTGCAAGTCCACTTGATACTTTAGTTTCAACTTACGGAGGGCTTGTCTATTTGTCAAGAAATAAGCAGGTTGAACATTTCAAAGTTAATTTTAATGTCCCATTTGTTGTAGGTTACACTACTAAACATGGAAATACAGGTAAAATGGTTAAAGAGGTTAAAAATCTCAAAACAAGAAATCCTAAACTTATTAATCCAGTAATTACTTCAATGGGTAATTTAACCAATTATGCAAAACAAGCTATTTTAAAAAGGGATTTTGCAAAAGTTGGTGAATTGATGAATATTAATCATGGATTTCTAGATGTTTTAGGAGTAAATACATTAGAATTATCTCGTATGGTTTATAATGCAAGAAATGCTGGGGCTATTGGTGCTAAAACTACTGGTGCAGGTGGAGGAGGCAGTATTATTGCTCTTTGCCCTGATAAAGTTGATGAAGTTGCAAATGCCATTAGTCGTGAGGATAATATTTTAAAAATCAGATTTACTCGCAAAGGAGTTTCTTCAAGGGTTTACAAGTGA
- a CDS encoding isopentenyl phosphate kinase, whose translation MIILKIGGSILTNKDSMESEVDYTSLERIASEIKASMDVCEKQLIIVHGAGSFGHPPAKKHKIGEEFDKSLYPQKRLGFCEIQNEVKKLNMFICEAFIENDLPVIALPASSFISATDKRITNGNLDLLKNYLEKGFIPVIYGDVVLDSSLEFCVISGDQLIQFLAKNLNPSQVILGTDVDGVYNKNPKTHDDAIFFEKFASLEDLDALEGTTNVDVTGGMVGKIKELLYLADLGIESKIINAEVKDNIFKVLENREVKGTIISRGN comes from the coding sequence ATGATTATTTTAAAGATTGGAGGCAGTATATTAACTAATAAAGATTCAATGGAAAGTGAAGTTGATTATACTAGTCTTGAGAGAATAGCATCTGAAATAAAAGCTTCAATGGATGTTTGTGAAAAACAGTTAATCATTGTTCATGGAGCGGGGTCCTTTGGACATCCTCCAGCAAAAAAACATAAAATTGGTGAGGAATTTGATAAGTCACTATATCCTCAAAAAAGATTGGGTTTTTGCGAAATCCAAAATGAAGTTAAAAAATTAAACATGTTTATTTGCGAGGCTTTCATTGAAAATGACTTGCCCGTTATTGCACTTCCAGCTTCTAGTTTTATTTCTGCAACAGATAAAAGAATAACCAATGGAAATCTTGATTTATTAAAAAATTATCTTGAAAAAGGTTTCATTCCGGTTATCTATGGTGATGTGGTTTTAGATAGCAGTCTTGAATTTTGTGTAATTTCAGGTGATCAATTAATCCAGTTTTTAGCTAAAAATCTTAATCCTAGTCAGGTTATTTTAGGAACCGATGTTGATGGAGTTTATAATAAAAATCCCAAAACACATGATGATGCAATATTTTTTGAGAAATTCGCATCACTTGAGGATCTAGACGCCTTAGAAGGAACTACAAATGTTGATGTAACCGGCGGTATGGTTGGAAAAATTAAAGAACTTTTATATTTAGCAGATTTAGGAATCGAATCTAAAATAATAAATGCTGAAGTTAAAGATAATATTTTCAAAGTACTAGAAAACAGAGAAGTTAAAGGAACTATAATTTCAAGGGGAAATTAG